One Leptolyngbya sp. SIO1E4 genomic region harbors:
- a CDS encoding DUF2330 domain-containing protein, whose translation MRHLRILLLGLFAVICVFSVIPQAWAFCGFYVAGADAELYNQASQVAIARNSNQTVLTMANDYKGNVADFALVVPVPTILQREQVRVVEPELLTRLDAYSAPRVVEYPDDIGTCDSLLNFFLHEVFSGSTEPLLPNIIPQGVTVESTFAVGEYDIAILSAQESDGLETWLQRNNYQIPAGASEVLQSYIRQGMKFFVAKVNLSEFDNRGFQPLRPLQITYDSPRFMLPIRLGMVNAEGAQDLIVYLLSPRGRTEVINYRTVGIPTNINVPGFVANNFDEVYEAIFQKAHAAANNAILLEYAANLNFDCYELCSAGALTVDELQNLGASWIQPSTNDGQLYEGEAFLTRLHVRYTRGTFPEDLSFYATHNQGGFLGVYVIRYNIIPKITFEQCIEDVLETLRWFWEDERSLGNTAEDFPTFLKTRVEALIPSSPFFRRVNYPIPTETDDPIEYINRLGRAMYASNEEQIILRLEEESRSLAQVTGWPLEDIRQRITEETPNVPELWRRRYPPRQ comes from the coding sequence ATGAGACATCTTCGGATTTTGCTGCTAGGGCTCTTTGCCGTTATTTGTGTCTTCAGTGTAATTCCTCAGGCTTGGGCATTCTGTGGTTTTTATGTGGCGGGGGCCGATGCCGAGCTGTACAACCAAGCCTCTCAGGTGGCGATCGCCCGTAACAGTAACCAAACCGTCCTGACGATGGCCAATGACTATAAAGGTAACGTCGCCGATTTTGCCCTGGTGGTGCCCGTGCCCACAATTCTCCAGCGAGAACAGGTCCGGGTGGTTGAACCTGAACTCCTGACGCGACTGGATGCTTACAGCGCTCCTCGCGTAGTCGAGTATCCAGACGACATTGGGACTTGTGATAGTTTACTCAACTTCTTCTTACATGAAGTCTTCTCTGGTTCGACTGAGCCGTTGTTGCCAAACATAATCCCACAGGGTGTGACTGTCGAATCCACCTTTGCGGTGGGGGAATATGACATTGCCATTCTCAGCGCTCAAGAGTCTGATGGGTTAGAAACCTGGCTACAGCGGAATAACTATCAGATTCCCGCAGGCGCGAGCGAGGTGTTGCAGTCCTACATTCGTCAAGGCATGAAGTTTTTTGTGGCGAAGGTGAATCTATCGGAATTTGACAATCGTGGATTCCAGCCCCTACGACCGTTGCAAATCACCTACGACTCCCCCCGTTTTATGCTGCCTATTCGCTTAGGCATGGTGAATGCTGAAGGAGCCCAGGATTTAATTGTGTATTTACTGTCTCCCCGAGGAAGAACGGAGGTCATCAATTATCGTACGGTCGGAATCCCCACGAATATTAATGTTCCTGGCTTTGTCGCCAACAACTTTGATGAAGTGTATGAGGCGATATTCCAAAAGGCACATGCAGCGGCCAACAATGCCATCCTTCTAGAATACGCTGCGAACCTTAATTTCGATTGTTATGAGCTATGCTCAGCCGGTGCCCTGACTGTGGATGAACTACAAAATTTGGGCGCATCGTGGATACAGCCCTCGACTAATGATGGGCAACTCTATGAGGGAGAGGCGTTTCTGACACGCTTGCATGTGCGCTACACCCGTGGCACCTTTCCTGAAGATCTATCGTTCTATGCAACGCACAATCAGGGGGGATTCTTGGGAGTTTATGTAATTAGATATAACATCATTCCAAAAATAACTTTTGAGCAATGTATTGAGGACGTACTAGAAACTTTGCGATGGTTTTGGGAGGATGAGAGATCCCTAGGCAATACAGCAGAGGATTTTCCCACATTTCTCAAAACCCGAGTTGAAGCCTTGATACCTTCGAGTCCATTCTTTCGTAGAGTAAATTATCCGATCCCAACCGAGACAGACGATCCCATTGAATACATCAATCGATTAGGTCGAGCAATGTATGCCTCCAATGAGGAGCAAATTATCTTGCGATTAGAGGAAGAGTCGCGATCGCTAGCTCAAGTCACGGGGTGGCCTCTTGAGGATATCCGGCAACGGATTACAGAGGAAACCCCAAATGTTCCAGAACTGTGGAGGCGGCGCTATCCCCCTCGCCAGTAG
- a CDS encoding TonB-dependent receptor plug domain-containing protein — MPDTVVRVPITSLEAPPTTTVRTDTQALVFAIAPEIAPTAETTEATTTDEDTFRVIVTAEKTPEDLQDVPISVTAITAQEIADADITSLDAIARNVPNFSLFPSGNGFFTLYSIRDISNASSLVN; from the coding sequence TTGCCTGACACTGTTGTTCGGGTGCCTATTACCAGCTTAGAGGCCCCGCCAACCACAACTGTCAGAACTGATACACAGGCGTTGGTATTCGCAATCGCTCCGGAAATTGCACCTACAGCCGAAACCACCGAAGCAACCACCACCGACGAAGACACGTTTCGGGTTATCGTTACCGCTGAGAAAACCCCTGAAGACCTTCAAGATGTTCCGATTAGCGTCACAGCCATCACAGCGCAAGAAATCGCAGATGCCGACATCACGTCTTTAGATGCGATCGCTCGCAATGTGCCCAATTTTTCCCTCTTTCCTAGCGGTAATGGTTTCTTTACGCTCTACAGCATTCGAGACATTTC